Proteins from a single region of Deltaproteobacteria bacterium:
- a CDS encoding ABC transporter substrate-binding protein, with protein sequence MGGRGPSDKGGHRGYSRREFIKTVGIGSLALSGLQLSPLRAWAAGGNERYVWGCPSEFQSLDPHAIYDVTSENIRLNLYDHLYRYLDNPPKIHPWLAESYKVSKDELKWTFVLRKGAKFHNGDEVTAEAVKYSMERLLALGKGASALFKPVVDPDGVKVKDRYTIEFGLKEPYAPFLSIMPTFCVVNPKVVEGKPGAWGSEWLSRNDAGSGAYMLEDYSPGVGWKAKRFKDHWMGWKGQHVDKIEFRTIHETASRVMALMKGDIHGCDGYLPVEQIEKLEKAKDITVYEEQSMRIFLIRMHNQRAPFNDVHVRRAICYAFDYDAFINKVLKGRVARNPGPIPNNMWGAPADLKGYTFDLQKAKEELKKAKVKVDRPLNIHPMTGYSQTDDAALILQAGLRELGIKVNIVRETWPTLSGKTKDINTSPDMWIHWVSTYYADPENWIGEMYSSSRWGAWKASAWYKNPEVDEILRKARTVSDQEVRRKLYEKASRIVVKDAADIWIYNTKWYGPYRNNVKGLRFCPIGNGQECRWIYLV encoded by the coding sequence ATGGGAGGAAGAGGTCCATCCGACAAGGGGGGTCACCGGGGATATTCCCGGCGTGAATTCATCAAGACCGTAGGCATCGGTTCCCTGGCGCTCTCCGGGCTTCAGCTCAGCCCGTTACGCGCCTGGGCGGCGGGAGGAAACGAGCGTTATGTCTGGGGCTGTCCGAGCGAGTTCCAGAGCCTGGATCCCCATGCCATTTACGACGTGACATCGGAGAATATCCGGCTCAACCTTTACGACCACCTCTATCGCTATCTGGACAATCCACCCAAGATTCATCCCTGGCTCGCCGAAAGCTACAAGGTCTCCAAGGATGAACTCAAGTGGACCTTCGTCCTTCGGAAGGGAGCCAAGTTCCACAACGGCGACGAGGTGACTGCTGAGGCGGTGAAGTACAGCATGGAACGTCTCCTTGCCCTGGGAAAGGGGGCCTCGGCGCTCTTCAAGCCGGTCGTCGATCCGGACGGGGTGAAGGTCAAGGACCGTTACACCATCGAGTTCGGCTTGAAGGAACCTTATGCGCCCTTCCTGTCCATCATGCCCACCTTTTGTGTGGTGAATCCCAAGGTGGTGGAGGGAAAACCCGGGGCCTGGGGAAGCGAGTGGCTCTCCAGGAACGATGCGGGATCGGGAGCATACATGCTTGAGGACTACAGCCCGGGTGTGGGCTGGAAGGCGAAGCGGTTCAAAGACCACTGGATGGGCTGGAAGGGACAACACGTGGACAAGATCGAATTCCGCACTATCCACGAGACGGCCTCCCGGGTCATGGCCCTCATGAAGGGCGATATTCACGGGTGCGATGGTTACCTCCCCGTGGAACAGATCGAAAAACTCGAGAAGGCCAAGGACATCACCGTTTACGAGGAACAGTCCATGCGGATCTTCCTGATCCGGATGCACAACCAGCGCGCCCCCTTCAACGATGTCCATGTGCGCCGCGCCATCTGCTACGCCTTTGATTACGACGCGTTCATCAACAAGGTTCTCAAAGGGCGTGTGGCCCGGAACCCCGGTCCTATTCCCAACAACATGTGGGGAGCGCCCGCAGACCTCAAGGGATATACCTTTGATCTGCAAAAGGCCAAGGAGGAACTCAAGAAGGCCAAGGTCAAAGTGGACCGTCCGTTGAACATCCATCCCATGACGGGTTACTCTCAAACCGACGACGCCGCCCTCATCCTCCAGGCGGGACTTCGTGAACTGGGTATCAAGGTCAATATCGTAAGGGAGACCTGGCCGACCCTTTCCGGAAAAACAAAGGATATCAACACGTCCCCCGACATGTGGATCCACTGGGTGAGCACCTATTACGCGGATCCTGAGAACTGGATCGGAGAGATGTACAGCTCCAGCCGGTGGGGGGCATGGAAGGCCTCGGCCTGGTACAAGAACCCGGAAGTGGATGAGATCCTCCGGAAGGCTCGTACTGTGAGTGACCAGGAGGTCCGAAGGAAACTCTACGAAAAGGCGAGCCGTATCGTGGTCAAGGATGCGGCCGACATCTGGATTTATAACACGAAGTGGTACGGTCCTTACCGGAACAACGTTAAGGGCCTGAGATTCTGCCCCATCGGAAACGGCCAGGAATGCCGCTGGATCTACCTGGTATGA